The following proteins are co-located in the Deinococcus metallilatus genome:
- a CDS encoding penicillin acylase family protein has product MRVLGRVGRGLLWVALLVLVLVLAAVVWLKVTSTPRVSGTVTLPGLSGPVTVTRDQWGVPHIRAQTSDEDAMYALGFVHAQDRAWQMDFQRRVSQGRLAEVLGAAALPQDRFLRTWGFYRAAESALPALSEPSRRMVRAYTAGVNAGFAQGKLAPEFRILGYAPEPWTDVDSIAWSKLMAYDLGGNADDEILGTHVVKRLGEPGLNEVLPPYPQNAPTILSREELGLTGQAPRQGSEAAILPDATLRALQAHLDAARALGMERVPGKGSNDWVIGGSRTASGKPILADDPHLALSSPMLWYLADVQGPRLKAIGATIPGLPGIVIGRNDRVAWGVTNVNPDVQDLYIEPENAKLTERTEIIKVKGQPDVRLTVRESAHGPIISDVGAGEVGPRVALKWTALQPGDTTLDAFLGLNYARNWQDFVTALEKYVAPSQNFVYADVDGKTGYYAPGRVPIRQGWDGSLPVPGDGRHEWTGYIPFARLPHTSNPADGLVVTANNKVVPEGYPYNLANIRNWSEPYRAERITELLTQKPRGLTVDDVKRVQLDTVSLVWRDLKPFLLATQPDGDLSRRALELLRGWDGNERAGSVEPTIFEAWLLELQTMAQDELGDETRVNSLAVLNQLRANGELCRDERDEAAGRQDCAGELQASLKRAVDRLAARLGPDPGGWTYGKVHTVASNHRAFGGVKALAWLFNHSAPTNGGTNTVNVARPDPDTMQQTTGPSYRQIIDLSDLNRSVYVGTLGQSGSPFGNHVSDQQKLWAAGEYLPMSTDTKDWGKTNTLTLRP; this is encoded by the coding sequence ATGAGGGTACTCGGTCGGGTGGGACGCGGCTTGCTGTGGGTGGCGCTGCTGGTGCTGGTGCTCGTGCTGGCGGCGGTGGTGTGGCTGAAGGTGACTTCCACGCCGCGCGTGAGCGGGACGGTGACGCTGCCGGGCCTCTCGGGGCCGGTGACGGTCACGCGGGACCAGTGGGGCGTGCCGCATATCCGCGCGCAGACGTCGGACGAGGACGCGATGTACGCGCTGGGCTTCGTTCACGCGCAGGACCGGGCCTGGCAGATGGACTTCCAGCGCCGCGTGTCGCAGGGGCGGCTGGCGGAAGTGCTGGGCGCGGCGGCCCTCCCGCAGGACAGGTTTCTGCGGACCTGGGGCTTTTACCGGGCGGCAGAGTCGGCCCTTCCGGCCCTGTCCGAGCCGTCGCGGCGGATGGTGCGCGCCTATACGGCGGGCGTGAACGCGGGCTTCGCGCAGGGCAAGCTCGCGCCGGAGTTCCGCATCCTGGGCTATGCGCCCGAGCCCTGGACCGACGTGGACTCCATCGCCTGGAGCAAGCTGATGGCCTACGACCTGGGCGGCAACGCGGATGACGAGATTCTGGGCACGCACGTGGTCAAGCGTCTGGGCGAGCCGGGTCTGAACGAGGTGCTGCCCCCTTACCCGCAGAACGCCCCCACCATCCTCAGCCGGGAGGAACTGGGACTGACCGGTCAGGCACCGCGACAGGGGAGCGAGGCCGCCATCCTCCCCGACGCGACCCTGCGTGCTTTACAGGCGCATCTGGACGCCGCCCGCGCCCTGGGGATGGAGCGCGTCCCCGGCAAGGGCAGCAACGACTGGGTGATCGGCGGGAGCCGCACCGCCAGCGGCAAGCCGATCCTGGCCGACGACCCCCACCTCGCCCTCAGCAGCCCGATGCTGTGGTATCTGGCGGACGTGCAGGGGCCGAGGCTCAAAGCCATCGGCGCCACCATTCCCGGCCTGCCCGGCATCGTGATCGGGCGCAACGACCGCGTCGCCTGGGGCGTGACCAACGTGAACCCCGACGTGCAGGACCTCTATATCGAACCGGAAAATGCAAAGCTCACGGAGCGCACCGAGATCATCAAGGTGAAGGGGCAGCCGGACGTGCGCCTCACCGTCCGCGAGAGCGCGCACGGCCCGATCATCAGCGACGTGGGCGCGGGCGAGGTGGGGCCGCGCGTGGCCCTGAAGTGGACGGCGCTACAACCGGGCGACACCACGCTCGACGCCTTCCTGGGCCTGAACTACGCCCGCAATTGGCAGGACTTCGTGACGGCGCTGGAGAAGTACGTGGCGCCCAGCCAGAACTTCGTCTATGCCGACGTGGACGGCAAGACCGGGTATTACGCGCCGGGCCGGGTGCCGATCCGCCAGGGCTGGGACGGTTCGCTGCCGGTGCCGGGGGACGGCAGGCACGAGTGGACGGGGTATATCCCCTTCGCCCGGCTGCCGCATACCTCCAACCCCGCCGATGGGCTGGTCGTCACCGCGAACAACAAGGTCGTGCCCGAGGGGTATCCCTACAACCTCGCCAACATCCGCAACTGGTCCGAACCGTACCGCGCCGAGCGCATCACCGAACTGCTGACGCAGAAGCCGCGCGGGCTGACGGTGGACGACGTGAAACGGGTGCAACTGGACACCGTGAGCCTGGTGTGGCGTGACCTGAAACCCTTCCTGCTCGCCACGCAGCCGGATGGGGACCTCAGCCGCCGGGCGCTGGAGCTGCTGCGCGGCTGGGACGGGAACGAGCGGGCAGGCAGCGTGGAGCCGACCATCTTCGAGGCGTGGCTCCTGGAACTTCAGACGATGGCGCAGGACGAACTGGGGGACGAGACGCGCGTGAACAGCCTCGCCGTGCTGAACCAGCTCCGGGCGAACGGCGAACTGTGCCGCGACGAACGCGACGAAGCCGCCGGACGCCAGGACTGCGCGGGTGAGCTTCAAGCCAGCCTGAAACGCGCCGTGGACCGCCTCGCCGCCCGGCTCGGCCCGGACCCCGGCGGCTGGACCTACGGCAAGGTACATACCGTCGCCAGCAACCACCGCGCCTTCGGGGGCGTGAAGGCCCTCGCCTGGCTCTTCAACCACAGTGCGCCCACAAACGGCGGCACCAACACCGTGAACGTCGCCCGCCCCGACCCCGACACCATGCAGCAGACCACCGGGCCGAGCTACCGCCAGATCATCGACCTCTCGGACCTCAACCGCAGCGTCTACGTGGGCACGCTGGGCCAGAGCGGCAGTCCCTTCGGCAACCACGTCAGCGACCAGCAGAAGCTGTGGGCGGCGGGCGAGTACCTGCCGATGAGCACCGACACGAAGGACTGGGGCAAGACGAACACGCTGACGCTGCGGCCATGA
- a CDS encoding FAD:protein FMN transferase: MSALAEVPDLTLRALGTQVRARGVGAFEALAEVRRLERLLTRFAPSPLTCLNGAGELPDPPPELVEALRHALTVAQETRGWVTPTVLPALEAAGYMRWPGDGPGGAAVRVPDTAGIMVREDVVSLPPGVRLDLGGTAKGWIAWRAARCLRGTGLVDAGGDLQLRLAKPATLGIETPTGTPAYVELPAGVHGVATSSVLRRAWPGGHHLIDPRRGRSARTRFAQVTAVAGDVRIAETLAKLALLDAGEVLEAWLDLHPGALLLAFEGDGTGWEWQPGGWARWAA, encoded by the coding sequence ATGTCCGCTCTGGCTGAAGTGCCCGACCTCACCCTGCGCGCCCTCGGCACCCAGGTCCGGGCGCGCGGCGTGGGGGCCTTCGAGGCGCTGGCCGAAGTGCGGCGGCTGGAGCGCCTCCTCACCCGCTTCGCGCCGTCCCCGCTGACCTGCCTGAACGGGGCGGGCGAACTCCCTGACCCGCCGCCCGAGCTGGTGGAGGCCCTGCGGCACGCGCTGACGGTGGCCCAGGAGACGCGCGGGTGGGTGACTCCCACGGTCCTCCCCGCCCTGGAGGCCGCCGGGTACATGCGCTGGCCGGGGGACGGGCCGGGAGGCGCGGCAGTGCGCGTGCCGGACACGGCGGGGATCATGGTCCGCGAGGACGTGGTCAGCCTGCCGCCGGGCGTGCGTCTGGACCTGGGCGGCACGGCGAAGGGCTGGATCGCCTGGCGGGCCGCCCGCTGCCTGCGCGGAACGGGGCTGGTGGACGCCGGGGGCGACCTGCAACTGAGGCTGGCGAAACCCGCCACACTGGGGATCGAGACGCCCACCGGAACCCCCGCCTACGTGGAATTGCCCGCGGGCGTGCATGGCGTGGCGACGAGCAGCGTCTTGAGGCGGGCCTGGCCGGGCGGCCATCACCTGATCGACCCCCGGCGCGGGCGGAGTGCCCGGACACGCTTCGCCCAGGTGACGGCGGTGGCGGGGGACGTGCGGATCGCGGAAACGCTCGCCAAGCTGGCGCTCCTGGATGCCGGGGAAGTGCTGGAGGCGTGGCTGGACCTTCATCCGGGCGCGCTGCTGCTGGCCTTCGAGGGTGACGGCACGGGCTGGGAATGGCAGCCGGGCGGCTGGGCCAGGTGGGCGGCATGA
- a CDS encoding DMT family transporter yields the protein MTVTPAAAASPPSSPVRAGVGLALVAALAFSTLGIWGKLAGQVGLDSFSVLAWRFGLVALVLLPLSGRGLTWRQRGPLLGVGLLYALATTCYFGALERITAGATGLLLYLAPAFVILFAWFLGRRPDAAKLGAVGLAALGLGLVVGIPGAGDRDPLGLALGAGAGALYAAYLLASERWLTAVPPLASTGHMALVAGLYFTALAAGKGTLHVPTTAAQWGVIAGMAVVATLVAVPALYGAVARLGAARASLLGTLEPLFTVLLAFLILAEPLRPAVLLGGAFILAGAVLAQRQRG from the coding sequence GTGACTGTCACGCCTGCCGCTGCCGCCTCGCCGCCCTCGTCCCCCGTCCGCGCCGGGGTGGGGCTGGCGCTGGTGGCGGCGCTGGCCTTCAGCACGCTGGGCATCTGGGGCAAGCTGGCGGGACAGGTGGGGCTGGACAGCTTCAGCGTGCTGGCGTGGCGCTTCGGGCTGGTCGCGCTGGTGCTGCTGCCGCTCTCGGGCCGGGGGCTGACGTGGCGGCAGCGCGGGCCGCTGCTGGGCGTGGGCCTGCTCTACGCGCTGGCGACCACCTGTTACTTCGGGGCGCTGGAACGCATCACGGCGGGGGCGACGGGCCTGCTGCTGTACCTCGCGCCCGCCTTCGTGATCCTGTTCGCCTGGTTTCTAGGGCGCAGGCCGGACGCGGCAAAGCTGGGCGCCGTCGGGCTGGCCGCGCTGGGCCTGGGGCTGGTCGTCGGGATTCCCGGCGCGGGTGACCGCGACCCCCTGGGCCTCGCGCTGGGGGCGGGCGCGGGGGCGCTGTACGCGGCGTACCTGCTCGCCTCCGAACGCTGGCTGACCGCCGTTCCCCCCCTCGCCTCCACCGGGCACATGGCGCTGGTGGCGGGCCTGTACTTCACGGCGCTCGCCGCCGGAAAAGGCACGCTGCATGTCCCCACCACCGCGGCCCAGTGGGGCGTGATCGCGGGGATGGCCGTGGTCGCCACGCTGGTCGCCGTGCCCGCCCTGTACGGCGCGGTGGCGCGTCTGGGAGCCGCCCGCGCGAGCCTGCTGGGCACCCTGGAGCCGCTCTTTACCGTGCTGCTCGCCTTCCTGATTCTGGCCGAACCGCTGCGGCCCGCCGTGCTGCTGGGTGGGGCCTTCATTCTGGCGGGGGCGGTGCTGGCGCAGCGGCAAAGGGGTTAG
- a CDS encoding DUF4403 family protein: MRRLLMPALSTVLMTAAPAVALSSVTLPLTVPLAGVQQAANARVPSEFARLDETRTFLGGLLSVKLTGTVARAGHVSVKPTPEGDALIVSVPIRADFRAEPGGLGSFLTREFGGAATVSLRVTPFVTPDWEAGAKVTGEYTWTDPLSVELAQGVKVSVQALVDGQVRAQLDRVAADVAKAVREGANLRTRAGTLWARAQQPWTLPTPDPTYARVTPRSLTVSPFRFTPDALKLTVGATFDLNAGLGRAPAVPPTPLPALKVAPPPASGVDLSVPVRLPYPELSQAATRAASERTFALPVPLSPTLRVNSVEVTPRGPKLNAAITVTVSGPLGLSVQATADVAGTPTLDPSGRVVTLSGVTVTTRREGLAGRVIGWLADERAQAYLARAARFDLTSRLADAQRQVQARLPFTPAPGVELAGKVGSLKLTALNVNPDALVVTAAASGQVQATVDVGNLH; encoded by the coding sequence ATGCGACGCCTTCTCATGCCCGCCCTGTCCACTGTGCTGATGACTGCCGCGCCCGCCGTTGCCCTCTCGTCCGTCACACTGCCGCTGACCGTCCCGCTCGCCGGGGTGCAGCAGGCCGCGAACGCCCGCGTCCCCAGCGAGTTCGCACGGCTGGACGAGACGCGCACCTTCCTGGGTGGCCTGCTGAGCGTGAAGCTGACCGGGACGGTGGCGCGCGCCGGGCACGTCAGCGTGAAGCCGACGCCCGAGGGGGACGCCCTGATCGTGAGCGTGCCGATTCGCGCCGACTTCCGGGCCGAACCCGGGGGACTGGGGTCGTTCCTGACCCGCGAGTTCGGCGGCGCGGCGACCGTCAGCCTGCGCGTCACGCCCTTCGTCACGCCGGATTGGGAGGCGGGGGCGAAGGTGACCGGCGAGTACACCTGGACCGACCCGCTAAGTGTGGAACTCGCGCAGGGGGTCAAGGTCAGCGTGCAGGCCCTGGTAGACGGACAGGTGCGCGCGCAGCTCGACCGGGTGGCGGCGGACGTGGCGAAGGCCGTGCGCGAGGGCGCCAATCTCCGCACGCGGGCGGGGACGCTGTGGGCCCGCGCGCAGCAACCCTGGACCCTGCCCACCCCCGACCCCACCTACGCCCGCGTGACGCCGCGCAGCCTGACCGTCAGCCCCTTCCGCTTCACGCCTGACGCGCTGAAGCTGACGGTGGGGGCGACTTTTGACCTGAACGCCGGACTGGGAAGGGCGCCTGCCGTCCCGCCCACGCCCCTCCCCGCCTTGAAGGTCGCCCCCCCGCCCGCTTCCGGCGTGGACCTGAGTGTTCCGGTGCGTCTCCCCTACCCGGAGCTGTCGCAGGCGGCCACCCGTGCGGCGAGCGAGCGGACTTTCGCGCTGCCGGTGCCCCTCTCACCCACCCTGCGTGTGAACAGCGTGGAGGTCACACCACGCGGCCCGAAGCTGAATGCCGCCATCACCGTCACCGTGTCCGGCCCGCTGGGCCTGAGCGTCCAGGCGACAGCCGACGTGGCGGGCACGCCCACGCTCGACCCGTCGGGCCGCGTCGTCACCCTGAGCGGCGTGACCGTCACCACCCGCCGCGAAGGGCTGGCCGGGCGCGTCATCGGCTGGCTGGCGGACGAACGGGCGCAGGCGTATCTGGCCCGCGCCGCCCGCTTCGACCTGACCTCCCGCCTGGCGGACGCGCAGCGGCAGGTGCAGGCGCGCCTCCCCTTCACGCCCGCGCCGGGGGTGGAGCTGGCCGGGAAGGTCGGCTCCCTGAAGCTCACCGCGCTCAACGTCAATCCGGACGCCCTGGTCGTCACTGCCGCCGCCAGTGGGCAGGTGCAGGCGACGGTGGACGTGGGAAACCTCCACTAG
- the priA gene encoding replication restart helicase PriA — translation MTPPASPPSPAARPPVPWQVVVPLPVPALEYAAPHGYGGAVPVGCRVLVPWRGELTVALVVGGGEGRGSHRLREAVHLLDDEEGPWVPPATVQAITTWARDARLPAGLVWGDLLGVGWSVKLDHRVRAVPGADLGAFARHVPTSTWTDAAGFAPALLDAVREQGLLEEAFRPVTRTRGMVRARPLSVVPAAARTVTVLRAAPEAPSLTPKGQVAWAWLEQHGPQDTLSGWARGAGVSAGVVTNVLNAGGAQYVPEEAPPPPAWTWLRDNGPVESLSAWANGAAAGGVPLSPTLAAGLAARGWADTVQEPAPPPPLPEPAPPWTTSDPDRLPEAPAWRLHGGRPTSRFRTLGPRVARLLSQGRGVLVLAPDHATLRRAWEGLSGLAAGAGTRAVQVSGALGEVQRDHAWNLIRLGEARLVIGSYLALTAPLPDPALVIVLEEGSDAYKLPAGSHAFIPDVAARVAAAHDAALALVGSAPAAESVPLPGAVLPPPRARVHVVDYAHPPEQPELGPLSSVHLTPGDLGYPLSHDLARLLRQVQERGRQAALLAPRRGYSALLRCPSCEHTPQCCNCDVPLRFHQETRQLTCHQCGYHQAIPDRCDECGERMWKARGPGTEWIAAEVAKLTPGLPVYRCDRDRQDDLAPLHAGESGVVVGTQLLLAQDAPPNLALIGVTLADTWLNVSDFRASERYHRLLRQLAEWHPDRAPLIVVQTFQADHPALKVLVEGRDALAYPAAEERARAALGYPPHARLAQVEVAARDPQKAKIAAQEVFDALHGAGATAAEVLGPAPSPVARLRGVYPYHLLLRARDDTRLAQLLATLDRSWKARVRVDVNPRGGL, via the coding sequence GTGACCCCGCCTGCCTCCCCCCCCTCCCCGGCGGCGCGGCCCCCGGTCCCCTGGCAGGTGGTGGTGCCGCTCCCGGTCCCGGCCCTGGAGTACGCCGCGCCGCACGGGTACGGGGGCGCGGTTCCGGTGGGCTGCCGGGTGCTGGTGCCCTGGCGGGGCGAGCTGACCGTGGCCCTGGTGGTGGGCGGGGGGGAAGGCCGGGGCAGCCACCGCCTGCGCGAAGCCGTCCACCTCCTCGACGACGAGGAAGGCCCCTGGGTGCCTCCCGCGACCGTGCAGGCCATCACCACCTGGGCACGGGACGCGCGGCTCCCCGCCGGGCTGGTGTGGGGTGACCTGCTGGGCGTGGGCTGGAGCGTGAAGCTGGATCACCGCGTGCGGGCGGTGCCGGGGGCGGACCTGGGCGCCTTTGCCCGCCACGTGCCCACCTCGACCTGGACCGATGCGGCGGGCTTTGCCCCGGCCCTGCTGGACGCGGTCCGCGAGCAGGGGTTGCTGGAGGAGGCTTTTCGGCCAGTCACGCGCACGCGGGGTATGGTGCGTGCCCGTCCGCTGTCCGTCGTTCCCGCCGCTGCCCGGACAGTGACCGTGCTGCGCGCGGCCCCGGAAGCTCCTTCGCTGACGCCAAAAGGACAGGTGGCGTGGGCGTGGCTGGAGCAGCACGGCCCGCAGGACACCCTCAGCGGCTGGGCGCGGGGTGCGGGCGTGAGCGCCGGGGTGGTGACAAACGTGCTGAACGCGGGCGGGGCGCAGTACGTGCCGGAGGAGGCCCCCCCGCCCCCCGCCTGGACCTGGCTGCGGGACAACGGCCCGGTGGAGTCGCTGAGCGCCTGGGCGAACGGCGCGGCGGCGGGCGGCGTGCCCCTCTCGCCCACGCTGGCGGCGGGCCTCGCGGCGCGGGGCTGGGCGGATACGGTGCAGGAACCCGCCCCGCCCCCGCCTCTTCCTGAGCCTGCCCCCCCCTGGACCACCTCCGATCCCGACCGGCTGCCGGAAGCTCCCGCCTGGCGGCTGCATGGCGGGCGGCCCACCTCGCGCTTCCGGACGCTCGGGCCGCGCGTGGCCCGCCTGCTTTCTCAGGGGCGCGGCGTGCTGGTCCTCGCCCCCGACCACGCCACCCTGCGCCGCGCCTGGGAGGGGCTGTCGGGCCTCGCGGCGGGGGCGGGCACCCGCGCCGTGCAGGTCAGCGGCGCTCTGGGGGAGGTGCAGCGCGACCACGCCTGGAACCTGATCCGTTTGGGCGAGGCGCGGCTGGTGATCGGCAGTTACCTGGCCCTGACCGCGCCGCTCCCGGACCCCGCGTTGGTGATCGTGCTGGAGGAGGGCAGCGACGCCTACAAGCTGCCCGCCGGTTCGCACGCCTTTATCCCGGATGTGGCCGCGCGGGTGGCCGCCGCGCATGACGCCGCCCTCGCCCTGGTGGGCAGCGCCCCCGCTGCCGAGAGCGTGCCGCTGCCGGGCGCGGTGCTGCCGCCGCCGCGTGCCCGCGTGCATGTGGTGGACTACGCCCATCCCCCCGAGCAGCCGGAACTGGGGCCGCTCTCCAGCGTTCACCTTACGCCCGGCGACCTGGGCTACCCGCTCAGCCACGACCTCGCGCGGCTGCTGCGGCAGGTGCAGGAGCGCGGGCGTCAGGCGGCGTTGCTCGCACCCCGGCGCGGCTATTCCGCCCTGCTGCGCTGCCCGAGTTGCGAACACACCCCGCAGTGCTGCAACTGCGACGTGCCGCTGCGCTTCCACCAGGAAACCCGCCAGCTCACCTGTCACCAGTGCGGCTACCACCAGGCCATCCCCGACCGCTGCGACGAGTGCGGCGAGCGGATGTGGAAGGCGCGAGGCCCCGGCACGGAATGGATCGCGGCGGAGGTGGCCAAGCTCACCCCCGGCCTCCCGGTCTACCGCTGCGACCGTGACCGCCAGGACGACCTCGCGCCCCTGCACGCGGGGGAGAGCGGCGTGGTGGTGGGGACCCAGCTCCTGCTCGCGCAGGACGCGCCACCCAACCTCGCATTGATCGGCGTGACCCTGGCCGACACCTGGCTGAACGTCTCGGACTTCCGCGCCTCCGAGCGGTATCACCGCCTGCTGCGCCAACTGGCCGAGTGGCACCCCGACCGCGCGCCCCTGATTGTCGTGCAGACCTTCCAGGCCGACCACCCCGCGCTCAAGGTGCTGGTGGAGGGCCGCGACGCCCTGGCCTACCCCGCCGCCGAGGAACGCGCCCGCGCTGCCCTGGGCTATCCCCCCCACGCCCGGCTGGCGCAGGTGGAGGTGGCCGCCCGCGACCCCCAGAAAGCGAAGATCGCGGCCCAGGAAGTCTTCGACGCGCTGCACGGCGCCGGGGCCACCGCCGCCGAAGTCCTCGGCCCGGCCCCCAGTCCGGTCGCCCGGCTGCGCGGCGTGTATCCCTATCACCTGCTGCTGCGCGCCCGCGACGACACGCGCCTGGCGCAACTCCTCGCCACGCTGGACCGCAGTTGGAAGGCGCGGGTCCGGGTGGACGTGAACCCGCGGGGGGGGTTGTAG
- a CDS encoding ferric reductase-like transmembrane domain-containing protein gives MTPRPVPVRGGNALLDDLGNTLLTAALLFVFAGAYTLCWLHVGPHTLAWTLNRATGTAAYLLLTVTTATGALLGSRIAPPWLTRAQQGGWHGLASGFALVLGALHGLFLTVDAQSPQALAHVLVPGASTVLPFPVALGTLGWYGLLLVVVSTRLRPRLSPRVWKALHLTAYPAFAALTLHGMRAGSDHLGGLYGAAVAAVLFTFGLRLLAERPARPA, from the coding sequence ATGACGCCGCGTCCGGTCCCGGTTAGGGGGGGGAATGCCCTGCTGGACGACCTCGGCAATACACTGCTCACCGCCGCGCTGCTGTTCGTGTTCGCGGGCGCGTATACCCTCTGCTGGCTGCACGTCGGTCCGCACACGCTGGCCTGGACACTGAACCGGGCGACGGGCACGGCGGCCTACCTGCTGCTGACTGTCACCACGGCGACGGGGGCCTTGCTGGGCAGCCGAATTGCGCCGCCCTGGCTCACGCGGGCACAGCAGGGCGGCTGGCATGGCCTGGCCTCCGGGTTCGCGCTCGTGCTGGGGGCGCTGCATGGGCTGTTCCTGACGGTGGACGCGCAATCGCCGCAGGCCCTCGCGCATGTGCTGGTGCCGGGGGCGAGTACGGTCTTGCCCTTCCCGGTCGCACTGGGCACGCTGGGCTGGTACGGACTGCTGCTGGTGGTGGTCAGCACGCGCCTGCGTCCACGCCTGTCCCCCCGCGTCTGGAAGGCCCTGCACCTGACAGCCTACCCGGCGTTCGCGGCCCTCACCCTGCACGGCATGCGGGCGGGAAGCGACCACCTGGGCGGGCTGTACGGGGCAGCGGTGGCGGCCGTCCTCTTCACCTTCGGCCTGCGGCTGCTCGCGGAGCGTCCGGCCCGGCCCGCATAA
- a CDS encoding secondary thiamine-phosphate synthase enzyme YjbQ, with translation MWAQHDLHLRPLPRGFHLITREVVAAVPELSRLRVGLLHVFIQHTSASLALNENASPDVRRDFERFFDHLVPDGWREFEHTLEGPDDMAAHVKASLLGPSLTLPVREGRLALGTWQGIYLCEHRDDGGARRLVLTLQGEGQ, from the coding sequence ATGTGGGCACAACACGACTTGCACCTGAGGCCTTTGCCGCGCGGCTTTCACCTGATCACGCGGGAGGTGGTGGCCGCCGTCCCGGAACTCTCGCGCTTGAGGGTGGGCCTGCTGCATGTCTTCATCCAGCACACGTCCGCGAGCCTCGCCCTGAACGAGAACGCCTCGCCCGACGTGCGGCGCGACTTCGAGCGGTTCTTCGACCATCTGGTGCCGGACGGGTGGCGCGAGTTTGAACACACGCTGGAAGGGCCGGACGACATGGCCGCCCACGTCAAGGCCAGCCTGCTCGGCCCCAGCCTGACGCTGCCGGTGCGGGAGGGACGGCTGGCGCTGGGGACATGGCAGGGCATCTATCTGTGTGAGCACCGGGACGACGGAGGCGCGCGGCGGCTGGTGCTGACGCTTCAGGGGGAGGGGCAGTGA